In Deferribacter autotrophicus, the following are encoded in one genomic region:
- a CDS encoding radical SAM protein, whose protein sequence is MEKWSVINHYRNLLSTEENYIQKFGRVKIAIVYPNSYEIAMQNIGYQEVYRIFNSFDNVSCERFVLDFFENNLSIENQRFLREFDIIALSINYEEDVLNFIKFLNNESIPIFNNERDEQYPLIIAGGALTFINPAMLIDIVDVELLGDIVVMSDELESIFSNYVDKNEAIKRLKNLPYALTKDKYPAKVVLRNKSDVIASTIKTSMGEFAGEYLVELSSGCKYSCRFCTATFAYRPFRVFDFEKVKEKVVGESFSKNLGLISAAFGDLPDVKDKLRFFVEKGFYVSVSSLRADTLDRELIDILKKGGVKSITIAEETCADRLKKLINKMVSKENILNVASMVADCGIENLKLYYMIGLPSENYDEALMIADRVREIAKIFFDIQKKKYRRLGKIKVSINIFIPKPFTPLQYFGLQEKKLIERKIKGLRKELGRIPNVKYDIMNYKSALLQAFLARGEDYLNDFYKKFLENGFNIQKALKFVDAESMATKCFDENYVFLWEKFVEPNFDKNILKNEFRKCLEILKG, encoded by the coding sequence ATGGAAAAGTGGTCTGTAATAAATCATTATAGAAATTTGTTATCCACTGAAGAAAATTATATCCAGAAATTTGGAAGAGTTAAAATTGCCATTGTTTATCCAAATAGTTATGAAATAGCTATGCAAAATATTGGGTATCAGGAGGTGTATAGAATTTTTAATTCTTTTGATAATGTATCTTGTGAGCGCTTTGTCCTGGATTTCTTTGAAAATAATCTTTCTATTGAAAATCAGAGATTTTTACGAGAATTTGATATTATTGCTCTTTCCATAAATTATGAAGAGGATGTTTTAAATTTTATCAAGTTTTTAAATAATGAATCCATACCTATTTTTAACAATGAAAGGGATGAACAATATCCTTTAATAATAGCAGGTGGTGCACTTACATTTATTAATCCAGCAATGCTGATTGATATTGTGGATGTAGAATTACTTGGTGATATTGTAGTAATGTCAGATGAATTGGAGTCTATCTTTTCTAACTATGTTGATAAAAATGAGGCAATAAAAAGGCTAAAAAATTTACCCTATGCACTTACTAAAGATAAATATCCAGCTAAAGTGGTGTTGAGGAATAAAAGTGATGTTATTGCTTCCACTATAAAAACATCAATGGGGGAATTTGCTGGGGAATATCTTGTGGAGCTTTCAAGTGGGTGCAAATATTCATGCAGATTTTGTACAGCCACATTTGCATATAGACCTTTTAGAGTATTTGATTTTGAAAAGGTTAAAGAAAAAGTTGTAGGAGAAAGTTTTTCGAAAAATTTAGGTTTAATTTCTGCCGCTTTTGGGGATTTGCCTGATGTTAAAGATAAGTTGCGATTTTTTGTAGAGAAAGGGTTTTATGTTTCTGTTTCATCACTTAGAGCAGATACTTTGGATAGAGAGCTTATAGATATTTTAAAAAAAGGTGGAGTTAAGTCCATTACAATTGCAGAGGAGACTTGTGCTGATAGACTTAAAAAACTTATAAATAAAATGGTTAGCAAAGAGAATATCTTGAATGTGGCAAGTATGGTGGCTGATTGTGGAATAGAAAATTTGAAGTTGTACTATATGATTGGACTTCCCTCGGAAAACTATGATGAAGCATTGATGATAGCGGATAGAGTAAGAGAAATAGCTAAGATTTTTTTCGATATACAAAAGAAAAAATATAGAAGACTTGGGAAAATAAAAGTTTCAATAAATATTTTTATTCCTAAGCCTTTCACCCCTTTGCAATATTTTGGATTGCAGGAAAAGAAATTGATAGAGAGAAAAATAAAGGGGCTTAGGAAAGAGTTGGGTAGAATTCCTAATGTAAAATATGATATAATGAATTATAAAAGTGCCCTTTTGCAGGCTTTTTTGGCAAGAGGTGAAGATTATCTTAATGATTTTTATAAAAAATTTTTGGAAAATGGGTTTAATATTCAAAAAGCCTTGAAATTTGTAGATGCTGAAAGTATGGCTACAAAGTGTTTTGATGAAAATTATGTATTTTTATGGGAAAAGTTTGTGGAGCCAAACTTTGATAAAAATATTTTAAAGAATGAGTTTAGAAAATGCTTAGAGATATTGAAGGGATAA
- a CDS encoding PAS domain-containing hybrid sensor histidine kinase/response regulator, which yields MYNFELKNYKYFLEHIPYGIIITKLDGSIIFANDKISEILKVEKNDLLYKKSFEFYVSLDDREKILNLIAKDGYVTNYRLFLKRSDGEKFPALITVTKYVCENEQIEGLMGIINDISDLYEKDKNVHLFAEIVNKTPHFVLITDKKFNILHTNNSLRKFLKNQVLKIDELPFFDNFKTLKEKIITCLKKDDYFNETSSFVDEGKKYYLTYVVFKIEFEEEDFYVFIFKDITYQIMLEEELAKKAKFEALERMVRGFAHRINNDLTGIITYTNLCQNRLGGDSEINLYLDKIEEIADGIAALIDKMMFFIQIKDVSKDEFRVDKAINELLQEYKEIFGSDIRIDTEFKCKCYVSLNKEVFKNIIFSLIMNSIEAFQGLNKDEKIIRISVDEYVFENQNSYQLKEGSYAKIEIYDNASGIREEDLDKIFDPFFTTKKLDRSMGLGLSMVYGYIKDNGGIVTVESKYGEYTKFTIFLPVIEKEDINVYTADDSDIVGRIFVLDDEEIIVLSLKEFLTANGYEVVSATSLNEAIRMLDELNKPFDLIISDIMLDDGKGYEFVKMYQERFGFCNVIYVSGFIGSEVPDLPGVQYEFIKKPFRLPDILQKVEKLLDN from the coding sequence TATACCATACGGAATAATTATTACTAAACTGGATGGTTCTATTATATTTGCAAATGATAAAATATCTGAGATTTTAAAAGTCGAAAAAAATGATTTATTGTACAAAAAGTCCTTTGAGTTTTATGTAAGTTTAGATGATAGGGAAAAGATATTAAATTTAATTGCCAAAGATGGTTATGTGACTAATTATAGGTTGTTTTTAAAAAGGAGTGATGGTGAGAAATTTCCAGCGCTCATAACTGTTACTAAATATGTTTGTGAAAATGAGCAAATAGAAGGCTTGATGGGGATAATCAATGATATTTCCGACTTATATGAAAAAGATAAAAATGTTCATTTATTTGCTGAGATTGTTAACAAAACGCCACATTTTGTTCTTATAACAGATAAAAAATTTAATATCTTACATACTAATAACTCTTTAAGAAAATTTCTAAAGAATCAGGTTTTAAAGATAGATGAATTACCCTTCTTTGATAATTTTAAAACACTTAAAGAAAAAATAATAACTTGTCTGAAAAAAGATGATTATTTTAATGAGACTTCATCTTTTGTCGATGAAGGGAAAAAGTATTATTTAACATATGTTGTTTTTAAAATAGAATTTGAAGAGGAAGATTTTTATGTATTTATTTTTAAGGATATAACTTATCAGATAATGTTAGAAGAAGAATTGGCTAAAAAGGCAAAGTTTGAGGCACTGGAGAGGATGGTTAGAGGTTTTGCCCACAGGATTAATAATGATCTAACTGGGATAATTACATATACAAATCTTTGTCAAAATAGACTTGGTGGAGATAGTGAAATTAATCTATACCTTGATAAAATTGAAGAAATAGCCGATGGTATTGCTGCTTTAATTGATAAGATGATGTTTTTTATTCAGATAAAGGATGTTTCAAAGGATGAGTTTAGAGTTGATAAAGCAATAAATGAGTTATTACAAGAGTATAAAGAAATTTTTGGATCTGACATTAGAATTGATACAGAATTTAAGTGTAAATGTTATGTAAGTTTAAATAAAGAAGTTTTCAAAAATATAATTTTTAGCCTAATAATGAACTCTATTGAGGCTTTTCAGGGTTTGAATAAAGATGAAAAGATTATAAGGATATCTGTAGATGAATATGTTTTTGAAAACCAAAACAGTTATCAGCTAAAAGAAGGTTCATATGCAAAGATAGAGATATATGATAATGCTTCAGGTATCAGAGAAGAAGATCTGGATAAAATTTTTGATCCTTTCTTTACCACTAAGAAACTTGATAGAAGTATGGGATTAGGCCTTTCTATGGTATATGGTTATATAAAGGATAATGGTGGCATTGTAACTGTAGAGAGTAAGTATGGTGAATATACAAAGTTTACAATATTTTTACCTGTTATAGAAAAAGAAGATATTAATGTTTATACTGCTGATGATAGCGATATAGTTGGTAGGATTTTTGTTTTGGATGATGAAGAGATAATTGTATTATCTTTAAAAGAGTTTTTAACAGCAAATGGTTATGAAGTAGTAAGTGCAACTTCTTTAAATGAAGCAATAAGAATGTTAGATGAGTTAAATAAACCATTTGACTTGATAATATCTGATATCATGTTAGATGATGGTAAGGGTTATGAATTTGTGAAAATGTATCAGGAGAGATTTGGTTTTTGTAACGTGATTTATGTTTCAGGCTTTATAGGTAGTGAAGTGCCTGATTTGCCTGGTGTGCAGTATGAATTTATAAAAAAACCCTTCAGACTTCCCGATATTCTTCAAAAGGTTGAAAAGCTTCTTGATAATTAA